In the Sandaracinus amylolyticus genome, CGGCCACGTCTACACCGCCGATCACAACGCGTTCAACGCGTCGTGCCTCGCAGTGCTCAACGTCGCGCGCGACAGCATGGCGAACGTGGGGTTCTCGCCCGCGACGCGCGTGTTCGAGGCGGCGGGCGCGGCGGCGTGCCTGATCACCGATGCGTGGGAGGGCATCGAGCTCTTCCTCGAGCCCGAGCGCGAGGTGCTGGTCGCGAAGGACGGTGATGCGGTCGCGGAGCACGTGCGCCGTCTCGACGAGGCGCGAGCGCGCGCGATCGGCGAGGCGGCGCGGAGGCGGGTGATCGCCCACCACACCTACGCGCAGCGCGCGGAAGAGGTCGAGCGCGCGCTGACTCGTGGCCTCGTCGTCGAGCGCGGGATCGCGGCGCCGGTCGGCGTGGGAGCGGCCACGTGAGCGCGTACGACTACGTCTTCCTCGGCCTCTCGATCACCAGCTCGTGGGGAAACGGCCACGCGACGACCTATCGCGGTCTGGTGCGCGAGCTCGCGGCGCGCGGGCACCGCGTGCTCTTCCTCGAGCGCGATCTCGATTTCTACGCGGCGAATCGGGACATGCCCGAGCCGCCTTATTGCACGACGAGACTCTATCGCTCGCTCGACGAGCTGCGTTCGGCCTATGCGCGCGAGGTTCGCGACGCGGACCTCGTGGTGGTCGGCTCGTACGTGCCCGAGGGAATCGAGGTCGGTCGCTGGGCGACCCGCACCACGCGCGGCGCGGTCGCGTTCTACGACATCGACACGCCGGTCACGCTCGCCCGTCTGGCGCGCGGCGAGGAGGAGTATCTGACTCCCTCGCTCATCCCGGAATTCGATCTCTATCTCTCGTTCACCGGCGGACCGACGCTGCGCGTGCTGGAGAAGCGCTGGGGCGCGCGGCGCGCCGAGGCGCTGCACTGCTCGGTCGATCCCGATCTTTACGTGCCCGATCCCGACGCCGGGATCCGCTGGGACATGGGCTATCTCGGGACCTACAGCGAGGATCGCCAGCCGATGCTCGAGCGCCTCCTGATCGAGCCGGCGCGCCGGTGGCGACATGGGCGCTTCCACGTCGCGGGACCGCAATATCCCGACTCGATCGCGTGGCCCGCGAATGTCGGGCGCGAGATCCACCTCGCACCGCGCGAGCACCGCGCCTACTACAACGCGCAGCGTTTCACGCTGAACGTCACGCGCCGCGACATGATCCAGGCGGGCTATTCGCCCAGCGTGCGCCTCTTCGAGGCGGCGGCGTGCGCGGTGCCGATCCTCAGCGACGAGTGGCCGGGGCTCGAGACGTTCTTCGTGCCGGGCGAGGAGATCCTCGTCGCGCGCAGCACCGAGGAGTCGCTCGCGATCATGCAGGGCATGGGCGAGGAGCAGCGCCGCCGCATCGGCGAGCGTGCGCGCGGTCGCGTGCTCGCCGAGCACACCGCCGCCCATCGCGCCGAGACGGTCGAGCGCCTCACGCGCGAGGTCCTCGACGCACGTGCACGCGCCACGTCCGCGACCGTCTGATTCCCACACGACGAGAGGGACCGACCGATGTCGATGCAGAGCGGGGAGACGGCGCGCCGCGCCCAGACCGAGGCGTCGCACGCAGAAGCAGAGCGGCGCATTCGCGAGCTCGGCCCGTGGTTCCACAACATGGAGCTCGCGGGGATCCTGACCGCGCCCGAGCACTTCCTCGGCGACTATCCGCGGGTGAAGTTCAAGGGATTTGCCCACGCGATCCCCGAGGACCTCACCGGGCGGAGCGTGCTCGACGTCGGGTGCAACGCGGGGTTCTACAGCTTCGAGATGAAGCGCCGCGGGGCCTCACGCGTGGTGGGGATCGACAGCGACGATCGATATCTCGCCCAGGCGCGTCTGGCCGCCGAGCTCACCGGGCTCGACGTCGAGTTCCAGCGGCGCAGCGTCTACGAGGTCGGCGCGATCGGAGAGCGCTTCGATCTCGTGATCTTCATGGGCGTGCTCTATCACCTGCGTCATCCGCTGCTCGCGCTCGATCTGCTGCACGAGCACGTGGTCGGCGATCTGCTGCTCTTCCAGAGCCTGCAGCGCGGCAGTGATCAGGTGACGGATCTCGAGGAGGACTATCCGTTCCGCGAGCGAGACGTCTTCGACGATCCCGGATATCCGAAGATGCACTTCGTCGAGCGGAAGTACTCGCAGGATCCGACGAACTGGTGGATCCCGAACCGCGCCTGCGTGGAGGCGATGCTGCGCAGCACCGGGTTCACGATCGTCGGGCACCCCGAGCCCGAGGTGTACGTGTGCCGCAAGGGGCGGCGAGCACGTGAGTCGGGCGAGTGGGTCGTGCATCGCAGCGTGCGAGTCCCCCCTTCCCACTCGGCAACAGAGCTCACGGGCGAGGACGGTTCGCAGGGAGGTGCCGCGTGATCGAAGCGGTGATGATCTGGAACGAGCCCAACAACCTCTCTCACTGGGACTTCCAGATGGATCCGGGCTGGAAGCAGTTCGCGACCATGACGAAGATGGCCGCGAGCGCGATCCGCGCCGAGCGCCCGTCGTTGCCCAAGGTGCTCGGTGGCATCTCGCCCATCGATCCGAACTTCATCAAGACGATGGCGAGCGAGGGAGTCGTCGACGCGGTCGACGTCATCGCGGTGCACGGCTTTCCGCTCGACTGGAACCACTGGCAGATCCACGAGTGGCCCGACAAGATCGCCGAGATCCGCGCGGTCACCGACAGACGCCTGTGGGTGAGCGAGGTCGGAGTCTCGACGTTCGGCGCCGAGGAAGTGCAGGAGTTCGGACTGCTGCGCACGGCGGAGCTGCTGCGCGGCAAGGTCGAGCGGATCCACTGGTACTCGCTCTACGATCTCCCGCGAGCGTGGCCCGCGACGACACGCCATCGCGAGGCCGAGGGGTCCAGTTATTATCGCCACTTCTACATGGGTCTCCTGCGCGAGGACGGGACTCCGAAGCGCGCACTGAAGCACTTCCACACGCTCACGCCCGATCTCGGGATCTGTCAATGGTTCCACTTCGAGGATCATCGGCTCGAGCCCGCGGTGAAGTGGCTGAAGGAGCTGGGTGTCAAACACCTCCGCACCGGTCTCTCGTGGGCGGACTCCCACCGTCCGGATTGGGAGCGGTGGTTCGACAAGCAGATGAAGGCGCTCGAGGGATTCGAGACGACCATCACGTTCTGCTTCACGCCCGGCTCGCGCGGCCAGCGCGACGATCACACCAGTCCGCCCAAGGATCCCGCGGAATTCGCGGACTTCTGCGCGCGAATGGTGCGCCGCTACGCCTGATCGGCGCGCCGCAGGACGACGTATCGGAACCGGCGGCGCGGGCGGAAGCCGAGCCGCTCGTAGAGCGCGATCGCGCGCGCGTTGTCCGCGCGGACGTGGAGGAATGCCGAGGCGCCCGCGTGATGAATGCGCGCGAGTTGCTCGGACATCAGTCGCGCGGCGAGCCCGCGTCCGGCGTGCGCGGGATCGGTGCACACCACGCTGATCTCGATCATGCCGGGCAAGCGCAGCCGCTGACCGGCCATCGCGAGGAGACGCCCCTCGCCGTCACGCACACCGAGGAAGGTGCCGAGCTCGACGGTGCGCGGGCCGAAGGGGCCCGGGCGGGTGCGCTCCGCGAGCGCGACCATCGACGGCACGTCGCGCGGGCTCAGCACGTCGATGTCGGAGCTGCGCTCCGGCGTGGGCCCTTCGTGGATCATCTGGAGGAGCGGCGCGCCGTCGATCTCGCTCAGCGCCCGCGGCAGCGCGAGCGTCCCGTCGGCGAACACGCCGACGAGCTCGCCGTCGGAGAGCGAACGGGCGAGCGCACGCAGCGCCTCGTCGTCGCGAACCCCTGCGAGCGTCGTGATGGCCGGCGGAAAGCGCGCCGCATCGCCGTGACGCATCGCGAGGTGCGCCTGCTCGGTCGTGAGCGCGGACCAGATCGGGTTGTCGAGCATGTGTGGCCCTGCCGGCGCGTGCGGCGAGTCGCACTCCGCGCCTTGCGATCGAACGTCAGGAACGGGCGCGCGGGAAGAGCGCGCAGGTGGCGGTGCCGTGGGCGAGCAGCCTTCCCTCGCGATCGACGAGCTCGCCGCTCGCGGTCGCGAGCGCGCGCCCGCGGTGCACGATGCGCGCTTCGCAGCGCACGCGTCCGGTCTCGACGGTGATCGGCCGCACCAGGTGCACGCCGATCTGCACGGTGCCGTACGCGGTGTCGGCGTCGAGCACGCTCATCGCCGCGCTGCCGAGCGCGGAGTCGAGCAACGTGCACGCGTAGCCGCCGTGCACCGTGCCCATCGGGTTGGGCACGTGCGCGCCGGGCGTGCCCTCGAATGCCGCGAAGCCGTGGCGCGCCTCGACGATGACGAAATCGAGCGTCTTGGAGATCGACGGCTGCGGGATCGTCCCTGCGACGATCGCTTCGAGCCAGGCGAGCCCGCTCGTGGTGGTGCGAGTGTCCATGCGGTGTGGAGTGCGCCGCAGGCCTCGTCGAGACCAGTACGGAATCCGGACCGGTCTTCGCGCGCGCGGCGGCGTACGCTCGGGACGTGCAGCGATACGGACAGTTCTGCGCGGTCGCACGCTCGCTCGAGCTCGTCGGCGAGCGCTGGACGCTCCTCGTGGTACGCGAGCTCTTGATGGGGAGCCGCCGCTTCGGCGAGATCCGCCGCGGGATCCCCCGCATCTCGCGCACGATGCTCACCGAGCGGCTGCGCGCGCTGACCGACGCGGGCGTGGTCGTGCGCGAGGGGCCGGACGCGTTGCCGAGCTATCGGCTCACGCCCGCGGGCGAGGAGCTCGCCGAGGTCGTGCGCGCGCTCGGCGTGTGGGGCCAGCGGTGGGCGCGCGGCCCGCTCGATCGCGACGAGCTCGACGAGGCGCCGCTCCTCTGGGACGTGCAGCGCCGCGTGAACGAAGACGCGCTCCCCGACACGCCGGTCGTCGTGCGCTTCGAGCTCACCGACGTGCCCGCGCGGCGGCGCGTGCACTACCTCCTGCTGCGGCGCGGTGAGGTGAGCGTCTGCGACGACAACCCCGGGCTCGACGTCGAGGTCCGCGTGCGCAGCGATCGACGCACGCTGATCGGCTGGTGGCGCGGCGATCTCACGTGGCGTCGCGCGCTCGCGTCGGGCGCGCTGACCATCGAGGGCCCGCGCGCCCTGGTGCGCGCGTTCCCCGAGTGGTTCCACCGCTACGCGTTCGCCGGCGTCGCGCCCGCGGGCGAGAAGAGCGCGTGATCACGCCGGCGGTACGCCGCCGCCGGGCGGCGGATCGCTCGGCCTCCAGCCGTAGCTCTTCAGCTTCGTGTAGAGCGTCTTGCGATCGACCTTGAGGATCTCGGCGGCACGCGTGCGGTTGCCGCCGACCGCCTCGATCACGCGCAGGATGTAGCGGCGCTCGATCTCGTCGAGCGGCAGGAGCTCGTTCGGATCGTCGGCCGCGACGAGCACGTGCGAGCGCGTGAACGCCTGGATCTTCTCGGGCAGGTCCGCGACCGTGACGTCGTCGTACTCCGCGAGCGCGACCGCGCGCTCCATCGCGTTCATCAGCTCGCGCACGTTGCCCGGCCAGTCGTACGCGAGGAGCTTGCGCGCCGCCTCGGGCGCGATGCCGCGCACCGGCTTGCCGCTGCGCTGCGCGATGCGCTTGAGCGCGTGGTTCGCGATCAGCAGCACGTCGGATCCACGCTCGCGCAGCGCGGGCAGGCGCACCTGCAGCACGTTGAGGCGGTAGTAGAGATCGTCGCGGAACTCGCCGTCGGCCACGCGCGACTCGAGGTCGCGATGGGTCGCGCTCACGATGCGCGCGTCGAACGCGACCTCGCGATCGCTGCCGACCGGCCGCACCGTGTGCTCCTGCAGCGCGCGCAAGAGCTTCGCCTGGAGCGCGAGCGGCATCTCGGCGATCTCGTCGAGGAAGAGCGTGCCTCCGCTCGCCTCGACGAAGAGCCCGGCGCGCGGCGCGCGTGCGTCGGTGAACGCGCCCTTGGTGTGCCCGAAGAGCTCGCTCTCGAGCAGCGCCTCGGGGAGCGCCGCGCAGTTCACCGCGACGAAGGGCCCCTCGGCGCGCGGGCTGCGCGCGTGGAGCGCGCGCGCGACGAGCTCCTTGCCGGTCCCGGTCTCGCCCGCGATCAGCACCGGCGCCTCGGAGCTCGCGACGCGCTGGATCATCGCGAACACGCGCTGCATCGTCGCGTGCTCGCCGATCATCTCCTCGATGCCGGCGGGGGTGACGATGCCCTCGCGCAGGCGTCGCACCTCGGCGCGCAGCGCGCGCAGCTCGGCGGCGCGCGTCACGCGGATCGCGAGCTCCTCGAGCTCGAAGGGCTTGGGCAGGAAGTCGTGGGCGCCGGCGCGGATCGCGGCGATCGCGGTGTCGAGATCGCCGAACGCGGTGATCAGGATCACCGGCAGCTCGGGGCGACGCGCGACCAGGCGCTCGCAGAGCTCGAGGCCGGTCATGCCCCCGAGCCGCACGTCGGACACGACGGCGTCGTAGTCCTCGACCTCGACCGCGGCGAGCGCGTCGTTCGCGCTGCGCACGTGGCGCACCCCGAACCCGCGGCGCCCGAGCTCCTTCACCAGGAGCGCGCCCATGGCGGGGTCGTCCTCGACGCAGAGAACGCGTGAGTGGCTTGCAGTCATGGCGCCGCCGAGATGGTAACAGTCGTATCCAGTCGCATGCAGATCGCCACCCGCCTCTGGCTCACGCTGCTCGTCACCATGTCGACCGTGCTCGTCGTCGGCGTCATGTTGCGCGTGCAGGAGGAACAGCGGCTCCTGCTCGAGGTCACGCTGCGCGATCGCCGGTTCTTCGCGCACGCGTTGCACGCCGCGATCACCCGCGATCGCAGCGGCGCCGATCCGCTCGACGAAGCGCGCCGCATGCTGGATCGCGAGGAGGTCGCGGCCGCGCACATCGTCGCGCGCCTGGTCTCTCTCGAGAGCCGGTCGCACCTGCGCTCGCCCGCGCTGCCGGCGCGCGAGATCGCGCCGCTGCTGCGCGGCGAGGTCGTCGTGGGCGTGCACGGGGGCGAGGTCCTCACGTACATCCCGCTCGACACCACGGGCGGGGTCGCGATCGAGCTCGCGGAGCCGCAGGCGGTCAACGAGCTGCTCGAGCGGATCGGGTGGTGGTCGCTGTTCACGCAGGCGCTCACGCTCGCGATGCTCGAGGCGCTGGTCACGTGGGGCCTCGTGCGCTGGCTCGTCGGGCGCCCTCTCGAGCGGCTCGCGCTGCTCGCGCGGCGCATCGGCAGCGGCGATCTCGACGCGCGATCCGAGCTCGCGACGAAGCCCGGCGACGTCGGCGTGCTCGCGGGCGAGATGAACCACATGGCCGAGCGCCTGCAGCACGCGCGCAAGCACATCGAGGAGGCCGACACCGAGCGCGTCGCCGCCCTCGAGCAGCTCCGCCACGCCGATCGGCTGCGCACCGTCGGACAGCTCGCATCGGCCCTCGCGCACGAGCTCGGCACGCCGCTCAACGTGGTCTCGGGGCACGCGCGCATCATCGAGCAGGACGATCGTGTGCCCGACGATGCGCGCGCCAGCGCGCGCACCGTGCTCGAGCAGGCGAGCCGCATGGCGCGCATCATCCGCGACCTGCTGGACTTCGCGCGACGCCGCGGCGGACAGCCCGCGCCGCACGTCGTCGCGGAGATCGCGCGCCACGCAGCGGACACGCTCGCGCCGCTCGCGCGGCGACAGCGCGCGATCATCGACGTCGAGGCGCGCACGCCCGACACGAAGGTGCGCGTCGACGCGCAGCAGATCCTGCAGGTGCTGACGAACCTGATCACGAACGCGCTGCAGGCGATGCCCGAGGGCGGGCCGGTGCGCATCGTGGTCGAGCAGCGCGAGGTCGTCCCGCCGACCGGCGTGCACGCGAAGGGCGGACGGTACGCATCGATCGCGGTGATCGACACCGGCACCGGCATCGCGCCCGAGGATCTACCGCACCTCTTCGAGCCGTTCTTCACGCGGAAGGGCGAGGGCGAGGGCACGGGCATCGGACTGCCGGTGGTCGAGGGCATCGTGCGCGAGCACGGCGGATGGGTCGCGGTCGAGAGCGAGCCGGGGCGCGGGAGCAAGTTCGAGGTGTTCCTCCCGCTCCACGAGCCGTGATCGCGCGCACTCAATGCACCACCCGGCCGAGGCCATCGGACGCGTCGATCGCGTCGAGACGGCGCGGCGGGGCGACACCGAGCGGACGATGATCGCGGCACCACGGCCAGGTCACGTCGGGCGAGCGACGCAGCGACTCGCACACCGCGCAGCGCTTCACTGCGAAGGGGCGCGCGTCGAGCTCGAGGCGCTCGCCCGCGACGAGCACCGAGAACGGCGCGTAGGGATCCTCGCCGAGCTCGCCCCAGAGCCCCGGCGCGGCGTGCCACCGCCCGCGCGCACCGAGCACGATCGTGTCGGCGCCGACCTCGAACGCGAGCCGCCGCATCTCGTGGCGCACGCGTCCGGCGCGCACGTGCGCCCACGCCGGGCGCGTCGGCACGTGGGCTGCGACCTGCGAGACGACGTCGGCGATCGCCTCGGGCACCGCGTGGAGCATCGCCTCGTCGCGCGCGAGATCGGGAGGGAGCACGTGCACCACGTGGAGCTGCGAGGCGCACCCGGTGCGCAACATCGCGAGCGCGTGGCGGAGCGCGCGCGCCGACGACGAGCGGAAGTCGATGCCGACGACGAGCGAGCTCTCGTTGGTCATGCGACCTCCAGCACCTTCCTCCGTGCCGCGAGCGGATGCTCGGAGAGCCCCTCGTGCGCGTCGAGCCCGATCACCTCGAGCTGCCGCCCGACGAGGTTCCACTCGTCCATCAGCTCGTGCAGCCGCTCCATCACCGTGTGATCGACGATGTGCGTGCCCGAGAGATCGATCACCACCGCGCGCTGCGGTGCGACGTTCGCGAGGTGCCGCTTGATCGTGAGGAAGTTCGAGAAGACCGCGGCCTGCGCGACGCGCAGCGTCGTCGTCTCGCCCTCCTCGATCACCTCGACGTGAGGGCGCAGCACGTTCCGCAGCGGCATGCCGTTGCGCCAGTGCAGCGCGGTCTTCACCAGGATCCCCGCGAACACGCCGACGAGCAGATCGGTCGCGAGCGTGACGAAGAGCGTCGAGCCGAAGATCACCATCTGCTCGCGCCCGATGCGCCACGTCTTCGCGAACTCCTTCGGCGAGGCGAGGCGGAAGCCCGTGTAGACGAGCATCGCGGCGAGCGCGGCGAGCGGGATGCGCTGGAGCAGCCAGGGCGCCGCCGACACGAAGAGCAGCAGGAAGATGCCGTGCGAGAAGTTCGCGACGCGGGTGCGCGCGCCGTTGTTCACGTTCGCCGAGCTGCGGACGATCTCGGAGATCATCGGCAGGCCGCCGATCATGCCGGCGATCACGTTGCCGATGCCGGTCGCGAGCAGATCGCGATCGAGGTCGCTCTTGCGCTTCAGCGGGTCGAGCGAGTCGACTGCCTTCGCGCTGAGCAGCGACTCGATCGAGCCGACGAGCGCGAACATCACGATGTAGCGGATCGACGTCGCGTCGAACGCGCTCGAGAAGTCGGGGAGCGTGATCGCGGAGAGGAGGCTCCCGGGCAGTCGCACCAGGAAGCTCGGGCCGACGACGTAGTCGTGCGACTGGAACTGGTAGTGGTGCTCGTGACCGAGGTCGAAGTACGAGCCGAGCGCCATCGCGATCACGACCACGACCAGCGGCGGCGGGACCTTCTTCACCCATGCCCATGGCAGCATCGGCATGCCGAAGAGCACGATCAGCGAGAGTGTCCCGATCACGACGATCTCGGGGTTCATCGCGAGGAGGCTCTCGGGGATGCGCGCGAGGAGCTCGAGCGGCTCGCCGGAGACGCCGGGCACGCCGAGCATCACGTGCACCTGCTTGGCGATGATGATGACGCCGATCGCCGCGAGCATTCCGTGCACGACCGACGAGGGGAAGAGGTCGCCGAGCGCGCCGGCGCGCACGAGCGAGAAGACGATCTGGATCACGCCCGCGATCACGATCGTCGCGAGGGCGCGTCGATAGCCGAGCACGGGATCGCCGGCGCCGAGGTCCTGGACCGCGCCGAGCGCGATCACGATGAGGCCCGCGGCGGGGCCCTTGATCGTCAGCGGCGCGCTGCCGAAGAACGTCGCGATGACGCCTCCGACGATCGCGGTGAGGATGCCGGCGACCGGCGGGAAGCCGCTCGCCATCGAGATGCCGAGGCAGAGCGGTAGAGCGATGAGGAAGACGAGGAAGCCGGAGACGACGTCCGCGCGCCACGTCTCGCGGAGGCCGGCGAGCCCTTCGGCGGGTGCTCTCGTGTGCATGCGGGCCGGCGCTCAGCAGTGCTCGTGCCACGCCCGGATCTGCAACGAACCCGTGCAGATACGGTTAAGTCGGAGGCTGGTTTCCCGGGGAGGTTCTCCCCGCGGGGGAGGATCTCCCCGGGAACGTGCTCGCGATCCTGCGGAGAACACGAGCAAACGTGCGGGCACGATCGATGCTGCAGCGCGGCGCCGTGAGCGCTCCTCCGCGGCCTCTCGCCGATCTCGACACTCTCCTCGACGACGCCCTCGAGCACGCCGCGCATCTCCTTCCGGCGCAGGCGCCGATCGGCGACTTCATCCACCACAACACGCTGCACGCGCTGCAGCACCTCGAGTTCCACGACGCGCTCGCGACCGCGCACGAGACCCACGACGCCGAGGGTTATCTCGCGGAGGACGCGTATCGGAAGGCGTGGCGCGAAGGCCGCATCGAAGATCGCGACGTCGAGCACGCGCTCGCGATGCGCGCGCGCACCGTGCCCGACGAGCGTCTCTCGTTGATCTCGCGGCGCGAGCTCGAGCGCCTCGTGCTCCGACACGGCGTGGACGCGGCCTCGCCCCAGGGGCTGCGGTGGGCCAGCGACGAGCTCGGGGTGACGCGCCGCTTCCGCGACGACGTGCCGAGCGACGTGCGCGCGCGGGTGATCGCGACGACGAAGAGCTGGCTGGGCTCGCTCGAGGCGCGCGACGAGGCCGCGATCGATCGCGTGCTCGCGCCGGTCGCCCGCATCGGTGCGATCCGCGACACGCTCGCCGGCGATCCCGAGGGCGCGGCGGTCGAGACGCTCTGGGCCGCGTGCCGCGCGCTCGCGCCGGTCGGAGAGCCGAGAGAGAGAGAAGCGCTGCTCGCGCGCGTCGGTCACGACCGCACGCTGCGCGATCTGATGGTCGCGATCGGCGCGCCCGATCCCGCGATCCCGGCGAACGGCGAGCTCGTGCGCTTCCTGAGCGCGTTCCTCGACCAGGGCATGGCGCGCTGGCCGATGCCCCACCGCGACGCCGGTC is a window encoding:
- a CDS encoding SulP family inorganic anion transporter; the encoded protein is MHTRAPAEGLAGLRETWRADVVSGFLVFLIALPLCLGISMASGFPPVAGILTAIVGGVIATFFGSAPLTIKGPAAGLIVIALGAVQDLGAGDPVLGYRRALATIVIAGVIQIVFSLVRAGALGDLFPSSVVHGMLAAIGVIIIAKQVHVMLGVPGVSGEPLELLARIPESLLAMNPEIVVIGTLSLIVLFGMPMLPWAWVKKVPPPLVVVVIAMALGSYFDLGHEHHYQFQSHDYVVGPSFLVRLPGSLLSAITLPDFSSAFDATSIRYIVMFALVGSIESLLSAKAVDSLDPLKRKSDLDRDLLATGIGNVIAGMIGGLPMISEIVRSSANVNNGARTRVANFSHGIFLLLFVSAAPWLLQRIPLAALAAMLVYTGFRLASPKEFAKTWRIGREQMVIFGSTLFVTLATDLLVGVFAGILVKTALHWRNGMPLRNVLRPHVEVIEEGETTTLRVAQAAVFSNFLTIKRHLANVAPQRAVVIDLSGTHIVDHTVMERLHELMDEWNLVGRQLEVIGLDAHEGLSEHPLAARRKVLEVA
- a CDS encoding PaaI family thioesterase; the protein is MDTRTTTSGLAWLEAIVAGTIPQPSISKTLDFVIVEARHGFAAFEGTPGAHVPNPMGTVHGGYACTLLDSALGSAAMSVLDADTAYGTVQIGVHLVRPITVETGRVRCEARIVHRGRALATASGELVDREGRLLAHGTATCALFPRARS
- a CDS encoding CgeB family protein, whose protein sequence is MSAYDYVFLGLSITSSWGNGHATTYRGLVRELAARGHRVLFLERDLDFYAANRDMPEPPYCTTRLYRSLDELRSAYAREVRDADLVVVGSYVPEGIEVGRWATRTTRGAVAFYDIDTPVTLARLARGEEEYLTPSLIPEFDLYLSFTGGPTLRVLEKRWGARRAEALHCSVDPDLYVPDPDAGIRWDMGYLGTYSEDRQPMLERLLIEPARRWRHGRFHVAGPQYPDSIAWPANVGREIHLAPREHRAYYNAQRFTLNVTRRDMIQAGYSPSVRLFEAAACAVPILSDEWPGLETFFVPGEEILVARSTEESLAIMQGMGEEQRRRIGERARGRVLAEHTAAHRAETVERLTREVLDARARATSATV
- a CDS encoding sensor histidine kinase; translated protein: MQIATRLWLTLLVTMSTVLVVGVMLRVQEEQRLLLEVTLRDRRFFAHALHAAITRDRSGADPLDEARRMLDREEVAAAHIVARLVSLESRSHLRSPALPAREIAPLLRGEVVVGVHGGEVLTYIPLDTTGGVAIELAEPQAVNELLERIGWWSLFTQALTLAMLEALVTWGLVRWLVGRPLERLALLARRIGSGDLDARSELATKPGDVGVLAGEMNHMAERLQHARKHIEEADTERVAALEQLRHADRLRTVGQLASALAHELGTPLNVVSGHARIIEQDDRVPDDARASARTVLEQASRMARIIRDLLDFARRRGGQPAPHVVAEIARHAADTLAPLARRQRAIIDVEARTPDTKVRVDAQQILQVLTNLITNALQAMPEGGPVRIVVEQREVVPPTGVHAKGGRYASIAVIDTGTGIAPEDLPHLFEPFFTRKGEGEGTGIGLPVVEGIVREHGGWVAVESEPGRGSKFEVFLPLHEP
- a CDS encoding universal stress protein, with product MTNESSLVVGIDFRSSSARALRHALAMLRTGCASQLHVVHVLPPDLARDEAMLHAVPEAIADVVSQVAAHVPTRPAWAHVRAGRVRHEMRRLAFEVGADTIVLGARGRWHAAPGLWGELGEDPYAPFSVLVAGERLELDARPFAVKRCAVCESLRRSPDVTWPWCRDHRPLGVAPPRRLDAIDASDGLGRVVH
- a CDS encoding GNAT family N-acetyltransferase — translated: MLDNPIWSALTTEQAHLAMRHGDAARFPPAITTLAGVRDDEALRALARSLSDGELVGVFADGTLALPRALSEIDGAPLLQMIHEGPTPERSSDIDVLSPRDVPSMVALAERTRPGPFGPRTVELGTFLGVRDGEGRLLAMAGQRLRLPGMIEISVVCTDPAHAGRGLAARLMSEQLARIHHAGASAFLHVRADNARAIALYERLGFRPRRRFRYVVLRRADQA
- a CDS encoding beta-xylosidase, translating into MIEAVMIWNEPNNLSHWDFQMDPGWKQFATMTKMAASAIRAERPSLPKVLGGISPIDPNFIKTMASEGVVDAVDVIAVHGFPLDWNHWQIHEWPDKIAEIRAVTDRRLWVSEVGVSTFGAEEVQEFGLLRTAELLRGKVERIHWYSLYDLPRAWPATTRHREAEGSSYYRHFYMGLLREDGTPKRALKHFHTLTPDLGICQWFHFEDHRLEPAVKWLKELGVKHLRTGLSWADSHRPDWERWFDKQMKALEGFETTITFCFTPGSRGQRDDHTSPPKDPAEFADFCARMVRRYA
- a CDS encoding winged helix-turn-helix transcriptional regulator, whose protein sequence is MQRYGQFCAVARSLELVGERWTLLVVRELLMGSRRFGEIRRGIPRISRTMLTERLRALTDAGVVVREGPDALPSYRLTPAGEELAEVVRALGVWGQRWARGPLDRDELDEAPLLWDVQRRVNEDALPDTPVVVRFELTDVPARRRVHYLLLRRGEVSVCDDNPGLDVEVRVRSDRRTLIGWWRGDLTWRRALASGALTIEGPRALVRAFPEWFHRYAFAGVAPAGEKSA
- a CDS encoding sigma-54-dependent transcriptional regulator, whose amino-acid sequence is MTASHSRVLCVEDDPAMGALLVKELGRRGFGVRHVRSANDALAAVEVEDYDAVVSDVRLGGMTGLELCERLVARRPELPVILITAFGDLDTAIAAIRAGAHDFLPKPFELEELAIRVTRAAELRALRAEVRRLREGIVTPAGIEEMIGEHATMQRVFAMIQRVASSEAPVLIAGETGTGKELVARALHARSPRAEGPFVAVNCAALPEALLESELFGHTKGAFTDARAPRAGLFVEASGGTLFLDEIAEMPLALQAKLLRALQEHTVRPVGSDREVAFDARIVSATHRDLESRVADGEFRDDLYYRLNVLQVRLPALRERGSDVLLIANHALKRIAQRSGKPVRGIAPEAARKLLAYDWPGNVRELMNAMERAVALAEYDDVTVADLPEKIQAFTRSHVLVAADDPNELLPLDEIERRYILRVIEAVGGNRTRAAEILKVDRKTLYTKLKSYGWRPSDPPPGGGVPPA
- a CDS encoding TIGR04290 family methyltransferase; this translates as MSMQSGETARRAQTEASHAEAERRIRELGPWFHNMELAGILTAPEHFLGDYPRVKFKGFAHAIPEDLTGRSVLDVGCNAGFYSFEMKRRGASRVVGIDSDDRYLAQARLAAELTGLDVEFQRRSVYEVGAIGERFDLVIFMGVLYHLRHPLLALDLLHEHVVGDLLLFQSLQRGSDQVTDLEEDYPFRERDVFDDPGYPKMHFVERKYSQDPTNWWIPNRACVEAMLRSTGFTIVGHPEPEVYVCRKGRRARESGEWVVHRSVRVPPSHSATELTGEDGSQGGAA